The Lewinella sp. 4G2 nucleotide sequence GTAATTTTGTTTAGTGCATACATACAAGAACGCGATGTAAATGTAGTTGAAGCACACTTTGATGCAACCGGCCCCGGAAGTCAGAACTGATAAGATTTTAAAAATGCTCAAAAAACTTGTTTAGAGATGTATGGGGTCACCTCTTAAAAAGAGGGTATTCCAAACTTAAACGATAGTGTTTATACGCTATGCCTATGCAACGCGGAATTGTTTAGGATAAGTGTGGTATTCGCTATTAGTGGTAGAATAGTCATGTCTCAAATATTTAACGGGCTTAGCACTTTTGTTGATTTAAGTGCATTTAATCCTGGAGTCTACATTATATCTTTTGAGCAGGCTGGTAAAATAAATGAGCGAAGAAAAGTTGTAGTTCAATAATTATTTATT carries:
- a CDS encoding T9SS type A sorting domain-containing protein, whose translation is MVFAISGRIVMSQIFNGLSTFVDLSAFNPGVYIISFEQAGKINERRKVVVQ